A genome region from Dolichospermum compactum NIES-806 includes the following:
- a CDS encoding acetolactate synthase large subunit, whose translation MNTAELLVQCLENEGVQYVFGLPGEENLHVLEALKNSSIQFITTRHEQGAAFMADVYGRLTGKAGVCLSTLGPGATNLMTGVADANLDGAPLVAITGQVGTDRMHIESHQYLDLVAMFAPVTKWNKQIVRPSITPEVVRKAFKRSQTEKPGAVHIDLPENIAAMPVEGKPLNKDNSEKTYASFASIRAAAGAISQAVNPIILVGNGAIRAKASDAVTQFATQMNIPVVNTFMGKGVIPYTHPLALWSVGLQQRDFITCGFDNTDLVIAIGYDLIEFSPKKWNPEGTIPIIHIAATSSEIDSSYIPQVEIVGDISDSLNEILKLAERHNKPNPYSIGLRANIRADYEEYAKDDEFPIKPQKLIYDLRQVMGPDDIVISDVGAHKMWIARHYHCHSPNTCIISNGFAAMGIAIPGALAAKLVHPDRKVVAATGDGGFMMNCQELETALRVGTPFVTLIFNDGGYGLIEWKQENQFGPGNSSFVHFGNPDFVKFAESMGLKGYRVESVADFVPLLKEALAQDVPAVIDCRVDYRENRRFTKKAGELNCQV comes from the coding sequence ATGAATACCGCAGAATTGTTAGTACAGTGTTTAGAAAATGAAGGAGTACAATATGTTTTTGGACTTCCTGGTGAAGAAAATTTGCACGTTTTAGAAGCTTTAAAAAATTCATCAATTCAATTTATTACTACCCGTCATGAACAGGGTGCAGCCTTCATGGCTGATGTTTATGGGAGATTAACAGGAAAAGCCGGAGTATGTCTTTCTACCCTTGGACCTGGGGCAACTAATTTAATGACTGGGGTAGCAGATGCTAATTTAGATGGTGCGCCATTAGTGGCAATTACTGGGCAGGTGGGAACAGATAGAATGCACATTGAATCCCATCAATATTTAGATTTGGTGGCAATGTTTGCCCCGGTAACAAAGTGGAATAAACAGATTGTGAGACCGAGTATTACACCCGAAGTTGTGAGAAAAGCCTTCAAGCGATCGCAAACAGAAAAACCTGGTGCAGTTCACATTGATTTACCAGAAAATATTGCGGCCATGCCCGTAGAAGGCAAACCTTTAAATAAGGATAATAGCGAAAAAACCTATGCTTCCTTTGCCAGCATTCGCGCCGCCGCCGGGGCAATTTCCCAAGCCGTTAATCCTATCATTTTAGTCGGAAATGGGGCAATTCGCGCCAAAGCTAGTGATGCTGTCACGCAATTTGCTACGCAAATGAATATTCCTGTTGTCAATACTTTTATGGGTAAAGGAGTCATTCCCTATACTCATCCCTTAGCACTTTGGTCTGTGGGATTACAACAACGAGATTTCATTACCTGCGGCTTTGATAATACAGATTTAGTCATAGCCATTGGCTATGATTTAATTGAATTTTCTCCTAAAAAATGGAATCCAGAAGGAACAATTCCCATTATTCATATTGCGGCTACTTCTTCGGAAATTGATAGTAGTTATATTCCCCAAGTAGAAATAGTTGGTGATATTTCTGATTCTCTTAATGAAATATTGAAATTAGCAGAAAGACACAATAAACCCAATCCCTATTCTATTGGCTTGCGTGCTAACATTCGTGCTGATTACGAAGAATATGCCAAAGATGATGAATTTCCCATTAAACCGCAAAAATTAATTTATGACTTGCGGCAAGTTATGGGACCAGATGATATTGTCATTTCTGATGTGGGCGCACATAAAATGTGGATTGCTAGACATTATCATTGTCATAGTCCCAATACTTGCATTATTTCCAATGGTTTTGCCGCTATGGGTATTGCTATTCCCGGTGCATTAGCCGCAAAATTAGTTCATCCAGATCGTAAAGTTGTCGCTGCCACTGGTGACGGTGGTTTTATGATGAATTGTCAGGAATTAGAAACAGCTTTGCGAGTCGGAACACCATTTGTTACCCTGATTTTTAATGACGGTGGCTATGGTTTAATTGAATGGAAACAAGAAAATCAATTTGGTCCAGGTAACTCATCTTTTGTCCATTTTGGTAATCCTGATTTCGTCAAATTTGCCGAAAGTATGGGATTAAAAGGTTATCGCGTCGAATCAGTTGCGGATTTCGTTCCCTTACTTAAAGAAGCACTCGCGCAAGATGTACCAGCAGTCATAGATTGTCGGGTAGATTATCGAGAAAATCGCCGTTTTACCAAAAAAGCCGGCGAATTAAATTGTCAAGTTTAA